The Pyxidicoccus sp. MSG2 DNA segment ATGCAACGAGTACGCGGCGGAGCTCGGCGCGGACCACCCCGGCCGGTTCGGCTCGTTCGCGGTGCTTCCGATGCCCTGCGCCGGCCTGGCGGCGGCCGAGGCCGTCCATGCGCTCGACACGCTCGGGGCGGATGGGGTGGTGCTCCTCGGAAGCAGCCGGGGCGTGTTCCTCGGGCACCCGGACCTCGACGAGCTGATGGCGGAGTTGGACAGGCGCTCGGCCACGGTCTTCGTGCACCCGAACCTGCACGCGACGAGCGAGACGCTGGGGTTGGAGTTGCCCGGCTTCCTCCTCGAGTTCCTCTGCGACACGACCCGCGCGGCGACGAACCTCATCATCTCTGGGACACTCGAGAGGTACCCGCGCATCCGCTGGATTCTGGCGCACGCTGGCGGCTTCCTGCCCTACATCGCGTGGCGGCTGTCGCTCGCAAACTTCATGCCCGAGCTGAGTGAGCGCGCGCCCGCGGGCATCCTCGACTCCATCCGTCGGTTCTACTTCGACACGGCGCTCTCCCCGTCGCCCTATGCGATGGCCGCGCTGGAGCGGCTCGTCGACCCGACCCACATCCTGTTCGGCAGTGACTTCCCCTTCGCGCCCGAGCCCGTCACCGCGGCCCAGATGCATGAGCTGGGCAGGATGCCCGGATGGGACGACACGATGCGCGACGGGGTCGCCCGCCGGCATGCGCTGGCACTGTTCCCCCGGCTCGCGGCGGTGGGTGAAAACGTCCCCGCTGCGCCCGAGGCGCCTCGTGTCACACTCGGCATCCGCGCGAAGCGCGCCATGCTCAAACCCGTGGTCCGGGTGCTCAGCCGGCTGCGGGAGCGTTAGTCCACCACCCGACGACGCGGTGGGAGCGGGCAGGCAGGCAGCGCTCCCCAGGTTGGGTGCTTCCAGTCCCGCTGCGCCAGCCCCACCTTCCTCGAAGGGGAGCGAGCGCCATGGATTCGGAGGACCCATCCACCGAGCTGGGGGCTGCAAAGGTTCCGCTGGTATCCGCCGAGAGGCAGCAGAAGGTTCGCCGTACACCGCGAGGCAAGAAGCCCTCGGTGCTGGCGCGGGGTGACTTCCGGAGTGTCGATGAGCGCATGGCCGCGGGCCGGGCCCTGCGCAAGCGCTGTCCCCGGAGTGTCCATGCCCTGTGGAAGCCCTTCCGGGGGCGGGAGCCGCTGGAGCAGCTCCGCCTCTCCGATGCGACGCGGCTGCCGTGGCTCGTCCCCGTGCGCCACGAGCGCATGGCGGAGTCGAGCTTCGCCTTCCTCCGGGGCACGCCCTTCGTCATGGCGAGAGACCTGGCGCGCACACCGGTGAGCGGCCTGCGCAGTCAGCTCTGCGGAGACGCGCACCTGGCCAACTTCGGCCTCTTCGGCACGCCGGAGCGCCGCCTCATCTTCGACCTCAATGACTTCGACGAGACGCTGCCCGGCCCCTTCGAGTGGGACGTGAAGCGACTGGCGGCGAGCTGCGTGGTGGCGGCGAGGCAGAACGGGCTCGGCGGTGGGAAGAAGGCGGCCCGGCACGCGGTGAGGGCCTACCGGCGGATGATGCGCGAGCTCGCCCCGCAGGGGCTGCTGGAGGTCTGGTCCCGGGGCGTGGATGCGGAGCAGCTCATGCGCGACTGCTCCAGTCCGGATGGACTCGCGCAGCAGGCCGTGGAGAAGGCCCTGCGCCGCACCAGCGCCCACGCGGTGGAGAAGCTCACCGAGGAACGCGACGGTCAGCGGCACCTCGCGTACCAGCCTCCGCTGCTCTTCCCGCTCGCCTCGGTGAAGATGGGCATCTCCGCGGCGGAGCTGCGCCGACGGATGAAGCGACTGGCGCTGGGCTACCTGGCCTCGCTGGACGGCGCCATGAGGGACCTCTGCCTGCGGTACCAGCAGCGCGAGTGGGGCTTCAAGGTGGTGGGCGTGGGCAGCGTGGGGCTCCAGGCCTACGTGGTGCTGTGCGAGGGCAACGGCGGCAATGACCCGCTGGTGCTCCAGGTGAAGGAGGCACAGGCCTCCGTGCTGGAGCCCCACCTGGGCCCGAGCGGCTTCCGGAGCCACGGCGAGCGCGTGGTGGTGGGGCAGAAGCGGATGCAGGCCTTCTCGGACCTGTTCCTCGGGTGGACGGAGATAGAGGGGATGGGGACCTTCTACGTCCGGCAGCTGCGCGACATGAAGGGCTCGCTGGACGTGGAGAAGATGGAGCCGGACGTATTCCTCGAGTACGCGGAGTCCTGCGGCGCCACGCTGGCCCGTGCCCACGCGCGCACGGGAGATGCCGCCGCCATCGCCGGCTACCTGGGCAGCAGCACCTGTTTCGATGAAGCCGTGGCCGACTTCGCCTGCGCCTACGCGGACCAGGTGGATGAGGACTACGGGCGCTTCATCGACACGCCGGAGACGGGGAAGTTGCACTGACTCACCACTCCCGGGAGGTTGTCGCGACCTCCGCGCCCCACCTGGTGGTTGTTCTTTCGCTCCGCCTGTGACGGGATTCCGGCGCACGTCGTAGCGCCCCTGGAGACCCGAACATGGCCGTGGCCCGCGCGCTGAGCCCCAACGAAGCGGAGTTCGAGTTCTACAACCGTCGGCTGAGCGGCGCGCTGCAGATGCAGCTCTGCCTGCGGATGAGCGGGCCCCTCTCGTTCGACATCGTCCAGCGCGCGCTGCGGTTGCTCCAGCAGGAGCACACGCTGCTCCAGGCCCGCATCGCCGGCCCCGAGGGTGGCCTGCACTACGAGGTGGACCCGGCCCTGCGCCTTCCCGCCCGACAGGTGCCCCGCACCGGGGCCGACCAGTGGCGCGAGGTGATTCGCGAGGAACTCAACGCGTCCCTGGACTCCTCCGAGGGGCTGATGCGGGTCAGCTACGTTCCCGCCGGAGCGGGGACGGACCTGCACGACCTCGTCATCAAGTCGCACCACGGCATCATGGACGCGGCGGCGATGATGCGCGTCTACGGTCGGCTGATGGAGCTGTGCGGCGAGCTGGCCACGGGGAAGGAGCCCACGCCGATGGCGCCGCGTCCCGTCTCGCCGCCGACGACGGAGTTGCTGCCGCTCAAGGGGCTGTCGCTGGGCCTGAAGAAGGCCCGCTTCATGGCGTACATGCTGCGGACGATGATGACGAAGAAGCCTCGGCCGATGCCGATTGTCGACTTCGCGCCCGTCGGCCAGCAGCAGTCCAGCTTCGAGCACCTGCGGGTGCCGGCGGACGTCCTCGCGCCCCTGGTGGAGCGGGCGCGCGAGGAGCGCAGCTCCATCACCGCTGCGCTCGCGGCGGCGATGCTGCTCACCATCCGCAAGGGCCTGCCGGGCGAGGGGCCCCTGAATCTCGCGTGGCTCTCACCGCTCAGCTACCGGAACGCCATCAAGTCTGAGTTCGCCGACCCGTCGAACCTGGCCTTCGCCTTTGGCACGGGCATGTTCGTCAACAGCGTGGACGCGCGCAGCGGCACGTTCTGGGACCTGGCCCGCGCGACGAAGGCCAACATCGAGGACGCGGTGAAGAGCCAGCTGCACTACACCACTCCGCACATGGCGAAGATGCGGCTGAGCTTCTTCGAGAAGGAGCAGCCGCCCGCCATGGTGCTGTCCTTCTCCAACATGGGCACCTTCCAGGTGGCGGACACCTTCGGTCCGCTGACGCTCCGGGAGGTGCAGTTCACCCCCGCCATCCGCGGCTACGGGCCGCTGTGGGTCGTGCACGCGTACACGTATCGCGAGGAGCTATACATCCACCTGGGCTTTGCCCAGCCCCTGCTGCGTCCCGAGGCAGCGCGCGCCTGGTTGGACTCCGTTGTCGGCTACCTGAAGGACTCGCTGGCAAGGTAGTCGACCACCCACCGGGGCGGGGCGCGGCGGGATTGGCCTTCATCCCTGGGCCTGCGTGAATACCTTGTGGATCGAGACGCGGACCGGACGATGCGGGGGCATCGGAGCACCGCGGCTCGAGGACACACAGCCCCATGCTCCGTGTGAAGACGTACATCGCACAGTCAGGCATCCATGGGGTCGGTCTGTTCGCGGGTGCTCCCATCGCCGGGGGCACTGTCATCTGGGGGTTCGACCCGCCGGTGGACCAGCGCTTCACGCCGGACGACGTGAAGCAGATGCCGCCGATGATGAAGACCTTCCTGTCCCGCTACGCGTACAGCGACCGGGGCACGCTGGTGCTGTGCGGTGACCACGCGCGCTTCATGAACCACTCGCCCCAGCCGAACTGTGGCAATGACCCGACCCGCCAGTACACGCTGGCGCTCCGGGACATCGCCCAGGGCGAGGAACTGACCGACAACTACGTCACCATGGAGGACAGCTGGGAGCCGTTCGCCGGCATCATCGAGCCCGAGCGGATGTGAGCTTCGGGCGCGTGCGGCCTCACGCGCCCCTTCGCGTGACGCTCAAGGCGTAGGCGAGACCGTCGCGTCGGGCCCGCCGTCAGCGGGGGAGGGCGGGGCCTCCAGCAAGTCCTCCGGCTTCGTGGGCAACTCCACCCACGTCGCGGACACCTCCAGCACGTCCGGCC contains these protein-coding regions:
- a CDS encoding phthiocerol/phthiodiolone dimycocerosyl transferase family protein; protein product: MAVARALSPNEAEFEFYNRRLSGALQMQLCLRMSGPLSFDIVQRALRLLQQEHTLLQARIAGPEGGLHYEVDPALRLPARQVPRTGADQWREVIREELNASLDSSEGLMRVSYVPAGAGTDLHDLVIKSHHGIMDAAAMMRVYGRLMELCGELATGKEPTPMAPRPVSPPTTELLPLKGLSLGLKKARFMAYMLRTMMTKKPRPMPIVDFAPVGQQQSSFEHLRVPADVLAPLVERAREERSSITAALAAAMLLTIRKGLPGEGPLNLAWLSPLSYRNAIKSEFADPSNLAFAFGTGMFVNSVDARSGTFWDLARATKANIEDAVKSQLHYTTPHMAKMRLSFFEKEQPPAMVLSFSNMGTFQVADTFGPLTLREVQFTPAIRGYGPLWVVHAYTYREELYIHLGFAQPLLRPEAARAWLDSVVGYLKDSLAR
- a CDS encoding amidohydrolase family protein — protein: MSTAQVPAGRIDVHHHLLPPFYVEALARHGQRRVAGAAVPAWTPERSLSLMDLHGIRTALVSISAPGVHFGDDAEAARLARACNEYAAELGADHPGRFGSFAVLPMPCAGLAAAEAVHALDTLGADGVVLLGSSRGVFLGHPDLDELMAELDRRSATVFVHPNLHATSETLGLELPGFLLEFLCDTTRAATNLIISGTLERYPRIRWILAHAGGFLPYIAWRLSLANFMPELSERAPAGILDSIRRFYFDTALSPSPYAMAALERLVDPTHILFGSDFPFAPEPVTAAQMHELGRMPGWDDTMRDGVARRHALALFPRLAAVGENVPAAPEAPRVTLGIRAKRAMLKPVVRVLSRLRER
- a CDS encoding SET domain-containing protein; translated protein: MLRVKTYIAQSGIHGVGLFAGAPIAGGTVIWGFDPPVDQRFTPDDVKQMPPMMKTFLSRYAYSDRGTLVLCGDHARFMNHSPQPNCGNDPTRQYTLALRDIAQGEELTDNYVTMEDSWEPFAGIIEPERM
- a CDS encoding DUF2252 domain-containing protein yields the protein MDSEDPSTELGAAKVPLVSAERQQKVRRTPRGKKPSVLARGDFRSVDERMAAGRALRKRCPRSVHALWKPFRGREPLEQLRLSDATRLPWLVPVRHERMAESSFAFLRGTPFVMARDLARTPVSGLRSQLCGDAHLANFGLFGTPERRLIFDLNDFDETLPGPFEWDVKRLAASCVVAARQNGLGGGKKAARHAVRAYRRMMRELAPQGLLEVWSRGVDAEQLMRDCSSPDGLAQQAVEKALRRTSAHAVEKLTEERDGQRHLAYQPPLLFPLASVKMGISAAELRRRMKRLALGYLASLDGAMRDLCLRYQQREWGFKVVGVGSVGLQAYVVLCEGNGGNDPLVLQVKEAQASVLEPHLGPSGFRSHGERVVVGQKRMQAFSDLFLGWTEIEGMGTFYVRQLRDMKGSLDVEKMEPDVFLEYAESCGATLARAHARTGDAAAIAGYLGSSTCFDEAVADFACAYADQVDEDYGRFIDTPETGKLH